Part of the Candidatus Acidiferrales bacterium genome is shown below.
AGTCGGCAATCCCTGCGTCGTCGGCCTCGATCCGCGCATCGATCTAATGCCTGCATTCGTCAAGTCCGGCCGCGGCCGTCCCACGAGAGAAGTTGTCTGTTCGATCATCTCCGATTTCCACGAACTCGTCCTCGACGTCGTCTCCGGCCTCGTCCCCGCCGTGAAGCCCCAACTCGCTTTCTTTGAGCAATACGGCTCCGCCGGCATCGAAGCGTTCGAAGGCACGGTTCGCGCCGCGAAAGCTCGCGGCTTTCTCGTCATCGCCGACGCCAAGCGCAACGATATCTCCTCCACTGCCGAAGCTTACGCCTCCGCTTATCTTGGTGGCGTGAACGTCCTCGGCGAGCGGCAAACCACCTTCGACGCCGACGCCATGACCGTAACACCATATCTCGGCCGCGATACTCTGCTTCCTTTCGTGCAGGCCTGCGCCAGGCATTCCAAAGGCATCTTCGTCGTCTTGAAAACCTCCAATCATGGCTCGCGCGAATTTCAGGATCAAATCCTTCGCTCCACCGGACGCCCGCTCTATGAGTCCGTCGCCTCGGCCATCGTGAGTGTCGGCGGCGATCTCATCGGCGAATCATCTTATAGTTCTGTCGGTGCTGTTGTCGGCGCCACGTTCACCGAAGCCGCCAGAAACCTGCGTGCTCTGATGCCTCACGCGCTCTTCCTCGTCACCGGCTATGGTGCGCAGGGCGCTCGCGGCAATGAAGCCGCTGTTTGCTTCAATTCCGATGGCCTCGGCGCCATCGTCAATTCCGCGCGGGGAATCACGTACTCCTATCGCCACGCCGGTATCTCGCGCGACGAATTTGTCCGCGGTCTTCGCGAAAATACGCTTCGCATGATCGAAGACGTGACCTCCGCCATCGCCCATCGCTCGCGCCAGCTCGCCGCCATCTAGCCTGACTCCCCGGACCTTCCGTCATTTCCACAGGGAAATGCTGGCAAATCGCTCTTTTTCGTTTATGATTCGCGCTTCCGGCCGCATCGTATTGCACGCCGGGCGATCTCCAACTGGGGAGGAGAATTCCAAATGAAGTGTGCACATTCGTCTGCGGAAAAATCTGTTTTCTGGATCAGTCTGATTACTTTTCTTTTTCTCGCGAGCGTTCTTACTGTGGGCGTTCTTGCCCAAAATGACCCTTCGCAGTCGATGCAAGACGATGCTGGCGCGCGAGGATCGCGCAGCGACTCTTCGTATCCCGCCCGTCCCAATTTTACTCTCGCCGAGCGCTTCGTTCCTTCCGCGGTCGAGAAGCTCGTTTTTGATATGAGCGTTACGCCGCATTGGTTCGAACTTTCCGATCGCTTCTGGTACAGCTATGAAACTCCCGAGGGCACGAGCTACTGGGTCGTTGATCCGCTCAAGCGCACCAAGACTCCTCTCTTCAACAACGCCAAGCTCGCCGCGCAGTTGTCCACGCTCACCGCCTACGCCTACGACGCGCAACACTTGCCCATCAAGAATTTGAAGCTCGTCAAGAGCGACACGGCTCTTCAATTCGAAGTCGAGGTCTCGAAGGACGCCGTCATTCCCAACGAAACCAGGAAAGCCCAAACCAACGAAGAAGAAACAATTCAAGAAGACAAAGAGCATCAGCAAATGGGCCAGCAAAATCAGCAGAATGGCGAAGGCCAGGAAGGCCAAGAAGCCAAGCCGCCCGCCACGCGCACCATTTATTTCGAACTTGATCTCGCCACCGGCAAAGTCACTCGCCTTGACGGCATGGAAGCGCCGCTCAAGAAGCCCATGTGGGCCTCCGTTTCTCCCGATGGCAAAACCATCGTTTTCGCCCGCGGTTTCAATCTCTATATGATGGACGCCGACAATTACAAAAAAGCCCAGAAAAATCCCGGCGATAAATCCATCGTCGAAACGCAGCTCGCCACTGACGGTGTCGACCGCTTCAGCTACGCCCGCCTCCTCGTCGACGAGGAAAAAGAAGCGCTCAAGAAATATCAGAAGGGCGATGCAAATCCTGTTGGCCCGCGCACCGTTCCCATTTCAATTTCTTGGTCCAAGGACTCCAAAAAATTCGCCGTCGTTCGCTCCGACAATAGAAAAGTTGCCGACCTCTGGGTCATCCACACGCTCGCCAATCCGCGTCCCACGCTCGAAACATATCCCTACGCCATGGCCGGCGACGTCAACGTCCCGCAATACAAAATGCAAGTTTTCGACGTGGCCACCAGGCAGTATCTCGTGATTCAAACCGCCGGCTTTAAGGATCAGACCGTCTCCATTTCCACCGATCGCATCCTCGCGCGCGATCGCGAACACGAATTGCAGCAGACCGAAGGCGAGCAGCGCAATTTCGGCGGTTTCGGCGCGCCGATGGTCGGCCCATGGGTCTCCGACACTTCCGACAAGCTCTATTTCGTCCGCAGCAGCCGCGATCTCCATCGCATCGACGTCTGCGTCGCGGACACCTCCACGGGCGCGTCGAAAGTTCTCATTCAAGAACGCTCCAATGCCTACATGGACGATCGCCCCTTGCGCCTCATCAATAATGGCCAGGAGCTCATCTGGTGGTCCGAACGCGACGGCTGGGCGCACTATTATCTTTACGACTCCGAGGGCCACCTGAAAAACCAAATCGACTCCGGCGAATATATGGCCGACCAGATCCTCGACATCGATTCCAAAACGCGCGAAATGTACTTCACCGCCACCGGCCACGAGTCCGGCGAAGATCCCTATTACGTCCATCTCTACAGAATTAATCTCGATGGCTCCGGCCTGAAGCTTCTCGACCCCGGCAATTTCAACAACGCCTTCAGTGCCTCGGATTCCGGCAAATATTTCATCGACACGTATTCGCGCGTCGATACCGCTCCCATCTCCGTCCTTGATGACGATCAGGGTTTGAAACTCCTCGATCTCGAAACCACCGACGTCAGTCGCCTGCTTCAGGCCGGCTTCAAATATCCCGAAACATTCCACGTCAAGGCCGCCGACGGCATCACCGATCTCTATGGCGTGATGTACAAGCCTTTCGATTTCGATCCGTCGCGTAAATATCCCATCATCGAATACGTCTATCCCGGTCCGCAGACCGAAAGCGTCACGAAATCCTTTTCGCCCAAAAATCAGGATGTCGCGCTCGCGCAGCTCGGATTCATCGTCATCGAAGTCGGCAATCGCGGCGGCAGCCCGCAGCGCGACAAGTGGTACGACACGTACGGCTACGGCAACCTCCGCGATTACGGCCTTGCCGATAAAAAGGCCGCTGCCGAAGAGCTTGCCGCCATTCATCCGTATATCGACATCGACCGCGTCGGCATCTGGGGCCATTCCGGCGGCGGCTTCATGACTGCCGCGGCCATGCTTCAGTATCCCGATTTCTTCAAGGTCGGCTGGTCGGAATCAGGCAATCACGAAAACAACGTCTACAACAAATTCTGGAGCGAGAAATATCACGGCATCAAGGAAACCGACGAAAAAGACGGCACCGTGAAGTTCCTCTATCACATCGACAAAAATTCCGAACTCGCCAGAAATCTCAAGGGCCATCTCATGCTCACCACCGGCGACATGGACAACAACGTCCACATGGCCAACACCATGCGTCTTGCCAACGCGCTCATCAAAGCCAATAAGCGTTTCGACATGTTTGTCCTGCCCGGCATGCGTCACAGCTACATGCCCGTAGCCGAATATGTTTTCTGGATGCGCGCGAATTATTTCTGCCGCTGGCTCCTCGGCTCGTCGGAAACTGGACCCGACGTCCTCGAGCTCCAGCGCAAGGAGCAAGCCACTCCGAGCCACAAACTCGAGCAGTGAATCATCGTTCGGCGCTCGCCTGGCCACGCGCTCTCAGGCCGGCGAGCGTCAGCCTCTGTCGCTTCAGTTCTGTGCTGGCGCGCTGTGCGTTCGGTTTCTCCGCGCGCTTTCGAGAGCCACTGCCAGCCGCTCGACTCCCCGCCGCAACTCTCTTGCGTCGACCGCCGCAAATCCCAGCAACAGTCCTTCGCCCACTCGATGCTTGATCGCGAATTGTCCTATGGTCATGACTTCAATGCCTAACGCTGCTGCCGCTGCCGCCGCACTTTTTGCTGATATCTCCGATTCGAGCCATCCCACCGTCGTCATGCCCGCTTCGATCTCCTGGATGCGCAGCACTCCCGCCAGTTTTTGCTGTGCCGCTTCTTGCAGCACCGCGAGCCGTTCCGCATAAAGCTCGCGCATGGATCGGATGTGTCGTGCGAAATGACCCTCCGTCATGAAGTCGCAAAGCGTCGCCTGCTCGATCGTCGCGGAAGAAAAGTCCGCAATGAATTTCGCGGCGGCGAATTTTTCAATCAGCGTCTCTGGCACGATCAAATAGCCCAGCCGCAGCCCGGGAAAGAGCACTTTGCTGAAGCTGCCCGCGAACACCACCGAGCCTGTTTGGTCCAATCCTTGCAGCGCCGGGATCGGCCGTCCCGAATAACGATATTCGCTGTCGTAATCGTCTTCGAAAATCAATCCTCTCGTCCGTCGTGCCCAGTTGAGCAGCGCAAGCCGTCGTTCGAGCGACATCGTTGAGCCTAGAGGAAACTGATGCGCCGGTGTCACATAGGCTAGCTTCGCCTGTTCGTAGTCGCGCTGTCCTTCCTCAATGCAAATCCCGTGCGCGTCAACGGGCACGGGAATAATTTTCGTTCCGGCGGCCCGGAGCAAAAATCTCGCGCCGAAATAGCACGGGTCTTCCACCAGCACAGCGTCGCCCTCATCGAGCGTCACCTGTGCCGTCAGGCTCAATGCCTGTTGCGTTCCCGATATAATGACGATTTGCTCCGCCGTGCATCGCACGCCGCGCGCCGTTCCCGCATAGCTGGCGATTGCTTCGCGCAACGGCCGGTAGCCGCGCGGATCGATATCTCCCAGCAGCTTTCCCGCGCCTTGCTGCAAGCGTCGTGCCGCAATTTGCATCCAGGCGCGCGCTGGAAATTCATCCAGCGCAGGCTCCCCTCCGCGAAATGCTCGCGCAGGTTGCGGCCGGGCGTGAAGACCGGTCGGCAATCGCCGCGCAAATCGGGAAAGCCGCGGAGTCCTTC
Proteins encoded:
- a CDS encoding PLP-dependent aminotransferase family protein — encoded protein: MTKSAASFEVTLGERAAKSGMLEWLCEELRRAILENRIQRGMRLPSTRELARQYGLSRGTAVAAFEQLHSEGYLEGKTGSGTYVNRLLPEDMLHARRTNDGATKRARRTPRLSRFARRLPTGLHARPQPARAFRGGEPALDEFPARAWMQIAARRLQQGAGKLLGDIDPRGYRPLREAIASYAGTARGVRCTAEQIVIISGTQQALSLTAQVTLDEGDAVLVEDPCYFGARFLLRAAGTKIIPVPVDAHGICIEEGQRDYEQAKLAYVTPAHQFPLGSTMSLERRLALLNWARRTRGLIFEDDYDSEYRYSGRPIPALQGLDQTGSVVFAGSFSKVLFPGLRLGYLIVPETLIEKFAAAKFIADFSSATIEQATLCDFMTEGHFARHIRSMRELYAERLAVLQEAAQQKLAGVLRIQEIEAGMTTVGWLESEISAKSAAAAAAALGIEVMTIGQFAIKHRVGEGLLLGFAAVDARELRRGVERLAVALESARRNRTHSAPAQN
- the pyrF gene encoding orotidine-5'-phosphate decarboxylase, encoding MKPFSDRLIARVCEVGNPCVVGLDPRIDLMPAFVKSGRGRPTREVVCSIISDFHELVLDVVSGLVPAVKPQLAFFEQYGSAGIEAFEGTVRAAKARGFLVIADAKRNDISSTAEAYASAYLGGVNVLGERQTTFDADAMTVTPYLGRDTLLPFVQACARHSKGIFVVLKTSNHGSREFQDQILRSTGRPLYESVASAIVSVGGDLIGESSYSSVGAVVGATFTEAARNLRALMPHALFLVTGYGAQGARGNEAAVCFNSDGLGAIVNSARGITYSYRHAGISRDEFVRGLRENTLRMIEDVTSAIAHRSRQLAAI
- a CDS encoding DPP IV N-terminal domain-containing protein, which translates into the protein MKCAHSSAEKSVFWISLITFLFLASVLTVGVLAQNDPSQSMQDDAGARGSRSDSSYPARPNFTLAERFVPSAVEKLVFDMSVTPHWFELSDRFWYSYETPEGTSYWVVDPLKRTKTPLFNNAKLAAQLSTLTAYAYDAQHLPIKNLKLVKSDTALQFEVEVSKDAVIPNETRKAQTNEEETIQEDKEHQQMGQQNQQNGEGQEGQEAKPPATRTIYFELDLATGKVTRLDGMEAPLKKPMWASVSPDGKTIVFARGFNLYMMDADNYKKAQKNPGDKSIVETQLATDGVDRFSYARLLVDEEKEALKKYQKGDANPVGPRTVPISISWSKDSKKFAVVRSDNRKVADLWVIHTLANPRPTLETYPYAMAGDVNVPQYKMQVFDVATRQYLVIQTAGFKDQTVSISTDRILARDREHELQQTEGEQRNFGGFGAPMVGPWVSDTSDKLYFVRSSRDLHRIDVCVADTSTGASKVLIQERSNAYMDDRPLRLINNGQELIWWSERDGWAHYYLYDSEGHLKNQIDSGEYMADQILDIDSKTREMYFTATGHESGEDPYYVHLYRINLDGSGLKLLDPGNFNNAFSASDSGKYFIDTYSRVDTAPISVLDDDQGLKLLDLETTDVSRLLQAGFKYPETFHVKAADGITDLYGVMYKPFDFDPSRKYPIIEYVYPGPQTESVTKSFSPKNQDVALAQLGFIVIEVGNRGGSPQRDKWYDTYGYGNLRDYGLADKKAAAEELAAIHPYIDIDRVGIWGHSGGGFMTAAAMLQYPDFFKVGWSESGNHENNVYNKFWSEKYHGIKETDEKDGTVKFLYHIDKNSELARNLKGHLMLTTGDMDNNVHMANTMRLANALIKANKRFDMFVLPGMRHSYMPVAEYVFWMRANYFCRWLLGSSETGPDVLELQRKEQATPSHKLEQ